Within Topomyia yanbarensis strain Yona2022 chromosome 2, ASM3024719v1, whole genome shotgun sequence, the genomic segment AATTAGCATCTGAACGCTACTCCCATTGCAACATTACATTGTTTTAATCGTTATTACTTCATAGAAATCTGTTTTTGCTTTTGAAATCTACAATGTGTTATATGTGCACTAATAGTATTTCGAATTTATACAGAATTCGAGGAGCGTTAATTTATTTATAGATGTGCTATTTGGTTGGTGAGTTAAGCTTTTTGGTTGCTGGTTGTTCAGATATTCGACACCAGGGTGCGAATAGAAGAAGCGGCATTtcgaagataatttaaaaacatcATAAAGACTAAagtcaatagacctttctcgtcaaaaaattttatatgcagaacagcttctgttttcatcgctggatcgattctgaatactgtcacgttaatttggtgtcgctaactattgaaaaatttaaaaattcctcGAACTGCCCATTTTACTATGTATTCCCCTGTCCTATTTTACCTTGATTCTCCAtacttttacaccatttggatgaacttcGAGTGGGGAATATGAAATAAAGTTACGGCGGGAAGCCTGTAACAAAGTTCCAGTAGCCTACCGCTCGCCGGCATCTATTTTAATCAGGCTATTCGGCGTTTCGTGTACTGGGTATGAACTCCAagagttcattccaatttgctaaaaacattgttttgacgttgatgaaccccaaaacagtgttgcagaatataccgatttatcgatatttaaaccgatttttaatttcaatgccAATAAAGCTACTAAAAATACCGATTTCTTTTCTCTTaccaaaaaataacgattttcatATAAGATCAATTAATATGGGCCCTTTTAGAAAATGTCTTCACCTTTCCAcatcaaatcatccggaaattgattcagcaatctgccaggttactataaaaacttcaaatgaagttcaacaaccgattctgaaattgATTGAGCTCAGTAGGTTTCATTACATAACATTAGAATGATCTATAAATTAAAAACCAATAATTTGCAGTTGCAGGTAACTTTTGGTTAGCATACATCTTCACACCGATAAATACCTTATTTTTATTTAGAACTATACCGATATTAGATTTGTCCCAGTACCAGTAGaaagtggaagtactccggagcaaacaaagagaaaatcgttcctatgttctcttctcttttttcttcttccgttAGCAAACATGGAGTAAAaagcaagtattttttgcttctgtttgctccggagcaacttctgtgtactagaacaaacctattatacaaaaccatctgacaacgctgctctaaagtgaaaagtgctcttcaaacatcgatgacatcttttttttcctgttttctctACCTACCTAAACATCAGCTGTCTCCCGTTTCCCGAGAGTTCGCCGACCAGTTTTGCtttcaaactgaaaaaaactACAGTTTAACTTCACCAGGCACAATCATCAGAATGAGATGCAGGAAAATATTAACCCAGAATGGTTTTACCGTCCAGTGTGAGAAACATTTTACAAATGATAAAAAAGGTATTTGTGCGGATCTGCGAATTcggtttttgtggaataattcgACCAAGGGCTATGATGTATACTATAGCATCGGTGGAGAGTAAGTCCAATCATACAGCTTCATCCCACCCCGGGAGCAGATGAGCGCTAGCGAATGTTCTCAGCCACCTGGAGGAGGAGGTTCAGCGTGGAAGAAATGTTACCAGACTTCGCCGATCTGGTGtctgaactttttttttgataatcTCAGAGATTGGGTGTGCAGATGGACGGTTGGAGTTCTGGGAGGGAACGACTGGTAACTTTAAGGTAAATTGTTTGGAGTCATTTGTTTTTATTACAACTATTGACGGACGTTTCATTGCAGGGTATATATGAAGCCGAAAACACCCACAACAATGGGGTAACTAACACATAGCTCGCCGGTGACAAAGTGATAGTCGCACGGTTGAGTGGAGGAATCGATTTTCTGAAACTGGAAACGTATACGCAAGGTTGTCAGATCGATTGGGGATTTACGTCTGCATAAGGGCGAAGTAAGTTCTATGtttcaagcaattttttaagctcacCTAGGGCGCAGAACGGACAGATTTTACTTGTTCTTTTAAAACACTGTTCATtctaagttattttattttcagtCTGTAATGAGTATGTAATCAAGTGCCTTAATTCTTATTCTTTTTTAGCCCACGCACGTACCGGTTCGGCAGGAAGCATTAGTTAATTTCAGCAATCCGTCCACAGCGTTGCCAGCTCAACATCACGCATCCGACAAGGAGCTTCGATGTGTCCTGGAGTTTCACCAGCAGCGTCACCGGTGACATGTTTGGAAGTGGCGAGCGGTACAGTCATGACTGGCAGCCAGGGCcacacttttaaagtattccGGCTAGATAGCCACCTATTGCAGTTCACCCTAAACGGCTATTGCGGTCCtatcacatgtattttcatagaccAGTGGCAGGCGCATCTGGTTACCAGGATGGTGTGCTATGTGTGTGGGACTTGATACGGGGTATGTCAGCCAAATTTACGGTATGGCCTAAATCTACATAATTAAATTGATTGGTTATTTTTAGGTGCCTGTATGTGCAAAATTGAAGCGACAAAATTGACGACTCAATCGTCGCACTTGCCTGTTCCCCGAGTTACGCAATATCGCTTGGACTGGACGAACGAATACGGATCTGGGATAGATTTCAGGGTCGTATGGGACGACAATACTGGAGATGTAGCTCGGGAAGTCAGGCTTGACTGTTCCAATTCACAGCTAAATCCGAAGATTATGCTACCTGCCAGTGGTTCGGTAATTTGTGACTACGGAAATCGAATGAGAATCGTTCGTTTCCCACTTGTGGCGGCGGAAAAGTGGTTCGGTCCGGGGAATCGTAATCGGCCAGCTGTACAGCTGCAGCCTCCGAACGAAGCCATTGCTAGCACGAGTCTTTGATTTGGAAGGATAGTTGCTGAGGACCATTCTCACAATAGTATAAAAGTTCTAAGTTCTAACCTCAAAAACAGAcaacaataaaatgtatttctttCAGAGTTGATAATATCCATTACATGATCAAATGCGCTGATGGGTATGAATATGCATGTGTACGGTTTGGTAACCAGTACAATTTACACCTTTCTATGCAGTGCACGGCCACCAATGATTCTTCCATAAATTTAGACATTGTGCCGAACAAGAGTAAATTCGCGTATATAAAATATATAGGAGGCCCTAttttcacagtcacgtcacttagtgactagaaggaaattttcttctagtcactaggtgacgtgactgtgagaataggggcTTGGAGCATATCGCTGTCTGTGCACGGAACTGAACATGATTAAATTTTTGGCTCACGCGCATTTAAACGATCACTTAGCCTATGTGTCCGCATGTGACTGGTGGGGTAGCGTTGAGGGATTTTGTCGCCGCTCACGGTACATTTCTATTTCTTCTCACTAATGTGTAAGTACATTTGCTGCACCCGCTTCTAGTGAATACATTGGAGCAGATATCACAAATAGATCCGAAAAAGTTATTTCTTCGGGAGAAACGCTTCTCACATATCTCGAATTCCCGAAGTCCTGGTGAAATTATGGTTGATATAACAAATTCTGCCTGTTTCCCAGCATTCTGCTTGATATATTCCTGTCTATGATAGGCTACTAGTATATTCCGTCTGAAAATATCTAAATCGTTAGCAAAGAAACACTTGACATTAGTGACGATAGTCACCCGTATGAACGTTTGCAGATAGGCTAAAATGTTGTAGATAAAAGCTTTGTCGCATACGGTGCATTTGCATggagcaatttaaaaaaaaagttcttgaAAAATGCTTTACCCTCTACATCACATCCCTATCTTTGAATTGAACAGTCTGATTCCGTCAGCAGCGCCGCGTTGATGAATTAgtggattttttataattccatGGATGAAATATACAGACTAGCAAAATTAGATTATAAGCTATACGGTTACGTTACAATGTCTTAGTTAATATCTTCCGCTACCCGACATTGTGAGGATTTGGTGTGATTATTTGTTGAAAGGAAGATTCCTTCACCGGATTAATAGTCAAACCAACAGATTTCTGTGGGATtataatgaaattaataaaaaattacataaaatttaaaactttttcttgGTTTCATCTTGTTTCATTAATTTGCGCCGTTGAAGCAGTTTGGTAAAACGTTCCTTATCAAACTCGTGCTTATCGCATAGCGCGAATTTCAAAATGTCGAATCTTTAACACAATAGCCAGAGCATGTAGTTCAGCATGCTAAGTTTGTCGCCGTGTGACGTAAGCTAAACCTCGAGTCTTAAGTTATTTTTCAAAGATTTACAATCTGGTACCAAATTCGATTATGATACCGGTGGGAATACCGTGTTGGAATCGTAATTCGATACTAGGGCGCAACTACCAAACCGTGGAATCTCAATCAGAATGCGATCCAACACTTTCCGGAACGGATCCGTTGGATAATTTTTGCTGGATCTCAGGGTGTGCTTCCTCGATGTAATCGGCTCAACTGATTCGTAAAGTGTTACATTACCCTTACTGGGCACCTGCAATGATGGCACCTAACCCACTAGGTTTACGTCGAAATATGTATAACTCGAATTTTCCACTCGCGTAAATATAGATGGTGCGATGGAATGTTTTCTTGGGGGGCATTACCGCATCGAGTTAGTTTTAcagatttaaataattttttcaagACCTTATAACAGTAATGGGACAATGCAAGATTGACAGTttagcgagcttgtttacatggtcttagAATATAAAAGCAATTCGAACCAAGCTTCGTTCTGggtgaaatcaaaaattttctaagtccatgtaaacaaactctctgaactgtcagaaatgtgaggttatacattttcatgcaatgttctataGCAAACTGTCAAAGATACACtctcgagttcatttgtgacgtcaccgtaaagtaaTGAACTTAGTATCGtgattcaccacttcatttgcagtGTTGCCGATAAAGCAAACTGAAAtatgcaaaacagtgctgccgaaaCAAGTATTTCGAGTCTCACCATtcttgatttggtgaaaatattactcaacattcttgcaattttcaattttcaaaaaatcattaaaaaatcagggAATGtcacaaaaatctcattttacCGTGAATGGTCTTAAAAATGTGATATCTTTGgatcaaaaataagaaaaacaggggttaggtcggacaagaaaggtctatttaggcaatatgagctacaatatgtattttagaggacacatttggctactagaattgctattttacgttgctctagtagttgaggcttttgagaaaatatttttttccttcagtggtcctacattaccggtatatgggagaacatttaaaaaaatcataaaaaatactaaagtcaaattaggcaatatgagctactatgtgtattttagaggacacatttggctactagaattgctattttacgttgctctagtagttgaggcttttgagaaaataattttttccttcagtggtcctacattaccagcacatgggagaatattttaaaaaaatcataaaaaatactaaagtcaatttaggccatatcagctactataggtattttagaggacacatttggctactagaattgctattttacgttgctctagtagttgaggcttttgagaaaataactttttccttcagtgctcctacattaccggcacatgggagaatattttaaaaaaatcataaaaatactaaaatcaatttaggcaatatgagctactataggtattttagaggacccatttggctaccagaattgctattttacgttgctctagtagttgaggcttttgagaaaataattttttaatttttaattaccggcacatgggtgaatattttaaaaaaatcataaaaaatactaaagtcattttaggcaatatgagctactgtaggtattttagaggacacatttggctactaaaattgctattttacgttgctctagtatgtgaggcttttgagaaaataattttttccttcagtggtcctacattaccggtatatgggagaacatttaaaaatatcataaaaaaatactaaagtcaatttaggcaatatgagctactatatgtattttagaggacccatttggctactagaattgctattttacgttgctctagtagttgaggcttttgagaaaataattttttccttcagtggtcctacattaccggtatatgggagaacatttaaaaaaatcataaaaaatactaaagtcaatttaggcaatatgagctactataggtattttagaggacccatttggctactagaattgctattctacgttgctctagtagttgaggcttttgagaaaataattttttccttcagtgctcct encodes:
- the LOC131680584 gene encoding sterol regulatory element-binding protein cleavage-activating protein-like; this encodes MYFHRPVAGASGYQDGVLCVWDLIRGACMCKIEATKLTTQSSHLPVPRVTQYRLDWTNEYGSGIDFRVVWDDNTGDVAREVRLDCSNSQLNPKIMLPASGSVICDYGNRMRIVRFPLVAAEKWFGPGNRNRPAVQLQPPNEAIASTSL